One genomic segment of Arcobacter porcinus includes these proteins:
- a CDS encoding diacylglycerol kinase yields the protein MHNKPKYNFFKNWKYAIDGLVTAIKTESSFKLELFCAIFIIAGILYIDTSLTNKLILLISGILVLIVELINSAIENVVDLCTKEIHPLAKNAKDIGSTAVMVTITLHVVCWVFIII from the coding sequence ATGCACAATAAACCAAAATATAATTTTTTTAAAAATTGGAAATATGCGATAGATGGCTTAGTAACAGCTATAAAAACGGAAAGCTCTTTTAAGCTTGAACTATTTTGTGCAATATTTATTATTGCTGGTATTTTGTATATTGATACAAGTTTAACAAATAAGCTTATACTTCTTATAAGTGGTATTTTGGTTTTGATTGTTGAACTTATTAATTCTGCAATAGAAAATGTTGTTGATCTGTGTACAAAAGAGATTCACCCTTTAGCAAAAAATGCAAAAGATATTGGCTCAACTGCTGTTATGGTAACAATTACTTTGCATGTTGTTTGTTGGGTTTTTATAATAATTTAA
- a CDS encoding lipid A biosynthesis acyltransferase, producing the protein MYRKIEDYLILFLYNFYLLLFKITPKFIMKYFLIFLAFLATKINKKHYKIAKANLDLVYKDSLDEDRKKEIIKNSYKSLAFNMYEHIENQRENKDILFSKANILNKDIIEKAFKENRKIIYITAHYGGWEITLPYIAMMFGEIAVVNRRMNNPLMQKKYEEARSKNKITMLDKKTAAKGMLMAFKENKSIAVVIDQHIGTGIEIEFLGQRCLATDSTARMALKFDAIIVPIFTVNNGFRDWTIEVQEAIDVKELEFKTEDKIKELTQIQNDIVAKQILKKPDYWFWQHKRFKAFNKEIYAQ; encoded by the coding sequence ATGTATAGAAAAATAGAAGATTATTTAATACTTTTTTTATATAATTTTTATCTATTACTTTTTAAAATTACTCCAAAATTTATAATGAAATATTTTTTAATATTTTTAGCATTTTTAGCCACAAAAATAAACAAAAAGCACTATAAAATAGCAAAAGCAAACCTTGATTTAGTATATAAAGATAGTTTAGATGAAGATAGAAAAAAAGAGATTATAAAAAATTCATATAAATCTTTGGCTTTTAATATGTATGAACATATAGAAAATCAAAGAGAAAATAAGGATATTTTATTTTCAAAAGCAAATATATTAAATAAAGATATCATAGAAAAAGCTTTTAAAGAGAATAGAAAAATAATATATATAACTGCACATTATGGTGGCTGGGAGATTACTTTACCATATATTGCTATGATGTTTGGAGAGATTGCAGTTGTAAATAGAAGAATGAATAATCCTCTTATGCAAAAGAAATATGAAGAAGCAAGAAGTAAAAATAAAATTACAATGCTAGATAAAAAAACAGCTGCAAAAGGTATGCTTATGGCTTTTAAAGAGAATAAAAGTATAGCCGTTGTAATTGATCAACATATTGGAACTGGGATAGAGATTGAATTTTTAGGACAAAGATGTTTAGCAACAGATTCAACAGCAAGAATGGCACTAAAATTTGATGCAATAATTGTTCCAATATTCACAGTAAATAATGGTTTTAGAGATTGGACAATAGAGGTTCAAGAAGCAATTGATGTTAAAGAATTAGAGTTTAAAACTGAAGATAAAATCAAAGAACTTACACAAATTCAAAATGATATTGTTGCTAAGCAAATATTAAAAAAACCAGATTATTGGTTTTGGCAACACAAAAGATTTAAAGCATTCAACAAGGAAATATATGCACAATAA
- the waaC gene encoding lipopolysaccharide heptosyltransferase I, translated as MKRIAIVKLSAMGDIIHAMSALQFIKKHNPNLQIDWFVEKAFSKVLQYNPDINNIYEVNLKAIKKDKKEIFNQIKLIKEYSKNNYDLVIDAQGLIKSALVSFFLAKNRAGFCKNSTREGLASIFYKNKISIEYEKNVIDRNCFLLSKALDFSIRKEDILNKKPFLFFENEDEIIYEYLSNNKKNVLLVVGASWDSKMYSKEKFVKIVSCFDENFIIAWGNEKEKEIAEFISKNSNAKVLPKIDLNSLKALISKVDLVVGNDTGPTHMAWALNTPSITIFGNTPAYRNTYTTKINKTIKSEKEVNPLKLDKNDFSIQNIDEKKIVKMAKELLCIEK; from the coding sequence ATGAAAAGAATCGCTATTGTAAAGCTCTCAGCTATGGGAGATATAATTCATGCAATGAGTGCTTTGCAATTTATAAAAAAACACAATCCAAATCTACAAATTGATTGGTTTGTAGAAAAAGCTTTTTCAAAAGTTTTACAATACAATCCAGATATAAATAATATTTATGAAGTGAATTTAAAAGCTATAAAAAAAGATAAAAAAGAGATTTTTAATCAAATAAAACTTATAAAAGAGTATAGTAAAAATAACTATGATTTAGTAATTGATGCTCAAGGTCTTATAAAATCAGCACTTGTGAGTTTTTTTCTTGCTAAAAATAGAGCAGGGTTTTGTAAAAACTCTACAAGAGAAGGATTAGCTTCTATTTTTTATAAAAATAAAATAAGTATAGAATATGAGAAAAATGTTATAGATAGAAACTGTTTTTTGCTTTCAAAAGCTTTGGATTTTTCTATAAGAAAAGAGGATATATTAAATAAAAAGCCTTTTTTATTTTTTGAAAATGAAGACGAAATAATATATGAGTATTTAAGTAATAATAAAAAAAATGTTTTACTTGTTGTTGGAGCTAGTTGGGATAGTAAAATGTACTCTAAAGAGAAATTTGTTAAAATAGTATCTTGTTTTGATGAAAATTTCATAATTGCATGGGGAAATGAGAAAGAAAAAGAGATTGCAGAGTTTATATCTAAAAACTCAAATGCAAAAGTTCTTCCAAAAATAGATTTAAATAGTTTAAAAGCACTTATTTCAAAAGTTGATTTAGTAGTAGGAAATGACACAGGACCAACTCATATGGCTTGGGCTTTAAATACTCCTAGTATTACAATCTTTGGAAATACTCCAGCATATAGAAATACATATACAACAAAAATAAACAAAACTATAAAATCAGAAAAAGAGGTAAATCCTCTAAAACTTGATAAAAATGATTTCTCTATTCAAAATATAGATGAAAAAAAGATAGTAAAAATGGCAAAGGAACTTTTATGTATAGAAAAATAG